One region of Glycine max cultivar Williams 82 chromosome 9, Glycine_max_v4.0, whole genome shotgun sequence genomic DNA includes:
- the LOC100803387 gene encoding nucleolin, which translates to MLDSVLEFITQAASSSTFIFCFCNLIIVIILVDLKPSLSIHQESEIPPSKGDENEKQKAKYSNSLVEKETASLPQAVEVSHDQEAETVESIGIEGNDYCNNEDEEKVEEEDDDDDNNDDDDDNDEDELKRRVEEFIEKVNKGWKEELLSTCIGLK; encoded by the coding sequence ATGTTGGATTCTGTGTTGGAGTTCATCACTCAAGCTGCTTCCAGCTCAAcattcattttctgcttctgcAATTTGATCATAGTCATTATCCTAGTGGACTTGAAGCCTAGCCTCAGCATTCATCAAGAAAGTGAAATCCCTCCTTCCAAAGGTGACGAGAATGAGAAACAAAAAGCAAAATACTCTAATTCTCTTGTGGAAAAAGAGACAGCATCATTGCCACAAGCAGTGGAAGTGTCACATGATCAGGAAGCAGAAACAGTTGAGAGCATTGGAATTGAAGGCAATGATTATTGCAACAACGAAGATGAGGAAAAAGTGGAAGAGGAGGATGACGACGACGACAAcaacgacgacgacgacgacaaCGATGAGGATGAGCTGAAGAGAAGAGTGGAAGAGTTTATAGAGAAAGTTAACAAAGGGTGGAAGGAAGAACTGTTGAGCACATGCATAGGACTCAAATAA
- the LOC100803925 gene encoding enolase translates to MATIKAVKARQIFDSRGNPTVEVDVILSDGSFHRAAVPSGASTGVYEALELRDGGSDYLGKGVLKAVENVNSIIAPALLGKDPTKQTEIDNFMVQQLDGTVNEWGWCKQKLGANAILAVSLAVCKAGAAVKKIPLYKHIANLAGNKTLVLPVPSFNVINGGSHAGNKLAMQEFMILPVGASSFKEAMKMGVEVYHHLKAVIKKKYGQDATNVGDEGGFAPNIQENQEGLELLKTAIAKAGYTGKVVIGMDVAASEFYDNKDKTYDLNFKEENNDGSQKISGDSLKNVYKSYVTDYPIVSIEDPFDQDDWEHYAKLTAEVGQQVQIVGDDLLVTNPKRVEKAIKEKACNALLLKVNQIGSVTESIEAVRMSKQAGWGVMASHRSGETEDTFIADLSVGLATGQIKTGAPCRSERLAKYNQLLRIEEELGSAAVYAGAKFRAPVEPY, encoded by the exons ATGGCAACGATCAAGGCCGTGAAAGCTCGCCAGATCTTCGACAGCCGTGGAAATCCAACCGTCGAA GTTGACGTTATTCTCAGCGATGGAAGCTTCCACAGAGCCGCCGTGCCTAGCGGTGCTTCAACAG GTGTTTATGAGGCTTTGGAATTAAGGGATGGAGGCTCAGACTACCTCGGGAAAGGTGTTCTCAAG GCTGTGGAGAATGTTAATTCAATTATAGCACCTGCTCTGCTTGGCAAG GACCCAACGAAGCAGACTGAAATTGACAATTTTATGGTACAGCAGCTTGATGGAACTGTTAATGAATGGGGGTGGTGCAAGCAGAAG CTTGGAGCCAATGCTATTTTGGCAGTGTCACTTGCTGTCTGCAAGGCTGGTGCTGCAGTGAAGAAAATTCCTCTGTACAAG caCATTGCCAATCTGGCTGGAAACAAGACTTTGGTACTGCCTGTACCTTCATTCAATGTTATCAATGGAGGCTCACATGCTGGAAATAAGCTAGCAATGCAG GAATTTATGATTCTCCCTGTTGGGGCATCTTCCTTCAAAGAAGCAATGAAAATGGGCGTAGAAGTATACCATCATCTAAAG GCtgttattaaaaagaaatacggTCAGGATGCTACTAACGTTGGTGATGAAGGTGGCTTTGCTCCTAATATCCAG GAAAACCAAGAAGGTCTTGAGCTTCTGAAGACTGCCATTGCCAAAGCTGGTTACACTGGAAAG GTTGTAATTGGGATGGATGTTGCTGCTTCAGAATTTTATGATAACAAGGACAAAACCTATGACTTGAATTTTAAGGAAGAG AATAATGATGGATCACAGAAAATCTCAGGAGACAGCTTAAAGAATGTGTACAAATCATATGTGACAGATTATCCAATTGTGTCCATTGAGGATCCATTTGATCAGGATGACTGGGAGCACTATGCAAAATTAACAGCTGAAGTTGGCCAGCAGGTGCAGATTGTTGGTGATGATCTCCTTGTCACCAACCCAAAG CGGGTGGAGAAAGCAATCAAGGAGAAGGCTTGCAATGCCCTTCTGTTGAAG GTGAATCAAATTGGTAGTGTAACTGAAAGTATTGAAGCTGTGAGAATGTCTAAACAAGCTGGTTGGGGTGTCATGGCTAGCCACAGGAG TGGTGAAACTGAGGATACCTTCATTGCTGACCTCTCAGTTGGATTAGCAACT GGTCAGATCAAGACTGGAGCTCCCTGCCGATCTGAAAGGCTTGCCAAGTACAACCAG CTCCTGAGGATTGAGGAGGAACTTGGTTCTGCTGCTGTGTATGCTGGTGCCAAATTCAGAGCCCCCGTGGAGCCCTACTGA